The following coding sequences are from one Pseudonocardia sp. HH130630-07 window:
- a CDS encoding ATP-binding protein: protein MSSPTAPVRGLAHRAVPYRDPDHQAESLAGPLAAALERGARAIVVVERRCRVALERLLGRDAGVLFRRPERMHSAPPFTVAGRWSRAVRAALADGAPDVCTVGQPCPVPGTDPAYWTRLDLALDHALRDLPVQMLCCFADGAAARADAGALHDELLVDGVPVPSGHRRRPLRDLLAENPQPPPADLGAPLVELPIRLGDLGSMRRVVHRQAVLSGCGPGRADDLVLAVNELLSNGIEHGSGAPVLRMWRTPDGLVAEMADPAAVHLPFPGLSAPPAAGTRGRGLWLASELTDVLQVWTAEDDPGRVRGTVVRVTTSPP, encoded by the coding sequence ATGAGCAGTCCGACCGCCCCCGTGCGGGGGCTGGCGCACCGTGCCGTGCCCTACCGGGACCCGGACCACCAGGCCGAGTCGCTCGCCGGCCCGCTCGCGGCCGCGCTGGAGCGTGGCGCGCGGGCGATCGTCGTGGTCGAACGGCGGTGCCGGGTCGCGCTGGAACGCCTGCTGGGGCGGGACGCGGGCGTGCTGTTCCGGCGGCCCGAGCGGATGCACTCGGCCCCGCCGTTCACCGTCGCGGGGCGGTGGAGCCGGGCGGTGCGCGCGGCGCTCGCCGACGGCGCGCCGGACGTCTGCACGGTCGGCCAGCCCTGCCCGGTCCCCGGTACCGACCCGGCCTACTGGACCCGCCTGGACCTCGCGCTGGACCACGCGCTGCGCGACCTCCCGGTGCAGATGCTGTGCTGTTTCGCCGACGGCGCCGCCGCCAGGGCGGACGCGGGCGCGCTGCACGACGAGCTGCTCGTCGACGGGGTGCCGGTCCCCAGCGGGCACCGTCGGCGCCCGCTGCGGGACCTGCTCGCGGAGAACCCGCAGCCGCCGCCCGCGGACCTCGGCGCCCCGCTGGTCGAGCTGCCGATCCGGCTCGGCGACCTGGGCTCGATGCGCCGTGTGGTGCACCGGCAGGCGGTACTGAGCGGTTGCGGCCCCGGCCGGGCCGACGACCTCGTCCTCGCGGTGAACGAGCTGCTCAGCAACGGTATCGAGCACGGCTCGGGGGCCCCGGTGCTGCGGATGTGGCGCACCCCCGACGGGCTCGTCGCCGAGATGGCGGACCCGGCCGCGGTGCACCTGCCGTTCCCCGGGCTGAGCGCGCCGCCGGCCGCCGGGACCCGCGGCCGTGGGCTGTGGCTGGCCTCCGAGCTGACCGACGTGCTGCAGGTCTGGACGGCCGAGGACGACCCGGGCCGGGTGCGCGGCACCGTCGTCCGGGTGACGACGAGCCCGCCGTGA
- a CDS encoding MaoC family dehydratase, with protein MHVFNGVDELRAAAGTEVGVSDWVGIGQDSIDGFADATGDHQWIHVDAERAADGPFGTTIAHGFLSLSLLPVLVKAVYRVEGVRMGVNYGLDRVRFPSPVPVDSRVRGRVTIDEVGDVSGGVQIASTVTVEIEGAEKPAVVARWLTRQYV; from the coding sequence ATGCACGTCTTCAACGGAGTGGACGAGCTACGGGCGGCGGCCGGCACCGAGGTCGGCGTCTCGGACTGGGTCGGGATCGGGCAGGACAGCATCGACGGTTTCGCCGACGCGACCGGCGACCACCAGTGGATCCACGTCGACGCCGAGCGTGCCGCCGACGGCCCGTTCGGCACCACGATCGCGCACGGGTTCCTCTCGTTGTCGCTGCTCCCGGTGCTGGTCAAGGCCGTGTACCGGGTCGAGGGCGTGCGGATGGGCGTCAACTACGGCCTGGACCGGGTGCGGTTCCCCAGCCCGGTGCCGGTGGACTCGCGGGTCCGCGGCCGGGTGACGATCGACGAGGTCGGTGACGTCTCCGGCGGTGTCCAGATCGCGTCGACGGTGACGGTCGAGATCGAGGGCGCGGAGAAACCGGCCGTCGTCGCCCGCTGGCTGACCCGGCAGTACGTCTGA
- a CDS encoding acetyl-CoA C-acetyltransferase: MRDAVICEPLRTPVGGFGGALRDVPAHTLASTVLSALVERTGLDPTVVDDVVLGHCYPSMDAPAIGRVAALDAGLPVTVTGLQLDRRCGSGLQAVLYAAMQVQTGAAEVVLAGGAESMSGASFYSTGMRWGIRGGTPGVLLNDSLARGRVTAGGVNFPVPGGMLETAENLRREYGIGRTEQDELAVRSHHRAAAARDEGRFADEIVPVTVPGRRSDTVVDTDEHIRPDSSVQTLAGLRPVLRRDDDEATVTAGNASGQNDGAAACVVTSPGTAAELGLRPLVRLVSWGLGGVPPKTMGIGPVPATATALQRAGLTLADIDLIELNEAFAAQVLACTREWKFTEADFGRTNVNGSGISLGHPVGATGGRILATLSREMHRRDARYGLETMCIGGGQGLAAVFEKV, translated from the coding sequence CTGCGGGACGCGGTGATCTGCGAGCCCCTGCGCACGCCGGTGGGTGGTTTCGGCGGTGCGTTGCGCGACGTACCGGCGCACACGCTCGCCTCGACGGTGCTCTCCGCGCTGGTCGAGCGGACCGGTCTGGACCCGACCGTCGTCGACGACGTCGTGCTCGGCCACTGCTACCCCTCGATGGACGCCCCCGCGATCGGCCGGGTCGCCGCCCTCGACGCCGGGCTGCCGGTGACCGTGACCGGCCTGCAGCTCGACCGGCGCTGCGGGTCCGGGCTGCAGGCGGTGCTGTACGCGGCGATGCAGGTGCAGACCGGTGCCGCCGAGGTCGTGCTGGCCGGTGGCGCGGAGTCGATGTCCGGGGCGTCGTTCTACTCGACCGGGATGCGCTGGGGGATCCGCGGCGGCACCCCCGGCGTGCTGCTGAACGACTCGCTGGCCCGGGGCCGGGTCACCGCGGGCGGGGTCAACTTCCCGGTGCCCGGCGGGATGCTGGAGACGGCGGAGAACCTGCGCCGGGAGTACGGGATCGGCCGCACCGAGCAGGACGAGCTCGCCGTGCGTTCGCACCACCGTGCGGCGGCGGCCCGGGACGAGGGGCGGTTCGCCGACGAGATCGTCCCGGTGACGGTGCCCGGACGCCGGTCGGACACGGTCGTCGACACCGACGAGCACATCCGTCCGGACTCCTCGGTGCAGACCCTGGCCGGGCTGCGCCCGGTCCTGCGCCGCGACGACGACGAGGCCACGGTCACCGCCGGGAACGCCTCCGGCCAGAACGACGGCGCCGCCGCGTGCGTCGTGACCAGCCCGGGGACCGCCGCCGAGCTGGGCCTGCGGCCACTGGTCCGGCTGGTCTCCTGGGGCCTGGGCGGGGTGCCGCCGAAGACGATGGGCATCGGCCCGGTCCCGGCCACGGCCACCGCGCTGCAGCGGGCCGGGCTCACGCTCGCCGACATCGACCTGATCGAGCTGAACGAGGCGTTCGCGGCGCAGGTGCTGGCGTGCACCCGGGAGTGGAAGTTCACCGAGGCGGACTTCGGGCGCACGAACGTCAACGGGTCGGGGATCTCGCTGGGGCACCCGGTGGGGGCCACCGGCGGCCGGATCCTCGCCACGCTGAGCCGGGAGATGCACCGCCGGGACGCCCGCTACGGGCTGGAGACGATGTGCATCGGCGGCGGGCAGGGGCTCGCCGCGGTGTTCGAGAAGGTGTGA
- a CDS encoding inorganic diphosphatase, which translates to MDFDVTIEIPKGGRNKYEVDHETGRIRLDRTLFTATQYPADYGFIDDTLGEDGDPLDALVLVQEPTFPGCVIRSRAIGMFRMKDEAGGDDKVLCVPSSDPRQEHLRDIHHLAEFDRAEIQHFFEIYKTLEPGKSVEGASWVGRADAEREIKASYERAKTAGH; encoded by the coding sequence GTGGACTTCGACGTCACCATCGAAATCCCCAAGGGCGGCCGGAACAAGTACGAGGTCGACCACGAGACCGGTCGCATCCGGCTCGACCGGACCCTGTTCACCGCCACCCAGTACCCCGCCGACTACGGGTTCATCGACGACACCCTGGGCGAGGACGGGGACCCGCTGGACGCGCTGGTCCTGGTGCAGGAGCCCACCTTCCCCGGCTGCGTCATCCGGTCCAGGGCGATCGGCATGTTCCGGATGAAGGACGAGGCCGGCGGCGACGACAAGGTGCTGTGCGTCCCGTCCAGCGACCCGCGCCAGGAACACCTGCGCGACATCCACCACCTCGCCGAGTTCGACCGGGCGGAGATCCAGCACTTCTTCGAGATCTACAAGACCCTCGAGCCGGGCAAGAGCGTCGAGGGCGCCTCCTGGGTCGGCCGGGCCGACGCCGAGCGCGAGATCAAGGCGTCCTACGAGCGCGCCAAGACCGCCGGGCACTGA
- the dacB gene encoding D-alanyl-D-alanine carboxypeptidase/D-alanyl-D-alanine endopeptidase, which translates to MGRRHRRTDRSTRRFAVVAVAVMALASLFGAVALAGPETRGEMGFGTAAVQYPPVPMPELGPLTPTAPVPNSAGITQALADQLDAPELGEVTGVVLDSASPRSVPPLWEREGDRAMLPGSTMKLLTAAAALLTLDPLDRLATRVVPGPTEDSVVLVGGGDPSLTALPLGENGLYPEPARIAELADEVKKARPGQINRVLVDTALWTGPAEAPGWGPSDVADGYVAPMTPLMLDGGRTDPGEQDGPRSTDPAQAAGRALADALGAGDVEEGRAPAEAPVLGSVFSPPIATLVEYMLTASDNVTAEALARQVAVVQEGDPSFEGASRAVTSSLLQAGYDVQGLQIADGSGLSVDNRVPARLLGSVLQSAAAQSDSPDDVQFLRPILTGLPVAGGGGTLAERFTDGSAVAGRGVVRAKTGTLSGASSLAGVVTDIDGRLLVFALLSNGTSPADARPALDRVAATLSRCGCRG; encoded by the coding sequence GTGGGACGCAGGCACCGGCGGACCGACCGCAGCACGCGCCGGTTCGCCGTCGTCGCCGTCGCGGTCATGGCACTGGCGTCGCTCTTCGGAGCCGTCGCGCTGGCCGGTCCGGAGACCCGCGGCGAGATGGGCTTCGGCACCGCGGCCGTGCAGTACCCGCCGGTCCCGATGCCCGAGCTGGGGCCGCTCACGCCCACCGCACCCGTCCCGAACTCGGCGGGGATCACCCAGGCACTCGCCGACCAGCTCGACGCCCCGGAGCTCGGCGAGGTGACCGGGGTCGTGCTGGACTCGGCGTCCCCGCGCAGCGTGCCGCCGCTGTGGGAGCGCGAGGGTGACCGCGCGATGCTCCCCGGCTCCACGATGAAGCTCCTCACCGCGGCCGCCGCGCTGCTCACCCTGGACCCGCTGGACCGGCTCGCGACCCGCGTCGTGCCCGGCCCGACCGAGGACTCGGTGGTGCTCGTCGGCGGTGGCGACCCCTCGCTGACCGCGCTGCCGCTGGGGGAGAACGGGCTCTACCCCGAGCCCGCCCGGATCGCCGAGCTCGCCGACGAGGTGAAGAAGGCCCGCCCGGGGCAGATCAACCGGGTCCTCGTCGACACCGCCCTGTGGACCGGTCCGGCCGAGGCGCCCGGCTGGGGCCCGAGCGACGTGGCGGACGGCTACGTCGCCCCGATGACGCCCCTGATGCTCGACGGCGGCCGTACCGACCCCGGTGAGCAGGACGGCCCGCGCTCGACGGACCCCGCGCAGGCCGCCGGCCGGGCACTGGCCGACGCCCTCGGGGCCGGCGACGTCGAGGAGGGCCGGGCCCCGGCGGAGGCACCGGTGCTGGGCAGCGTGTTCTCCCCGCCGATCGCGACCCTCGTCGAGTACATGCTCACCGCCTCGGACAACGTCACCGCCGAGGCCCTCGCCCGGCAGGTCGCGGTCGTCCAGGAGGGCGACCCGTCGTTCGAGGGCGCGTCCCGCGCGGTCACCTCGTCGCTGCTGCAGGCCGGGTACGACGTGCAGGGCCTGCAGATCGCCGACGGCAGCGGGCTGTCGGTGGACAACCGGGTCCCGGCGCGGCTGCTCGGCTCGGTGCTGCAGTCGGCCGCGGCCCAGTCCGACAGCCCGGACGACGTCCAGTTCCTGCGCCCGATCCTGACCGGGCTCCCGGTCGCCGGTGGCGGTGGCACGCTCGCGGAGCGCTTCACCGACGGGTCCGCGGTGGCCGGGCGCGGGGTCGTGCGGGCGAAGACCGGCACGCTGAGCGGGGCGTCCAGCCTGGCCGGGGTGGTGACCGACATCGACGGCCGGCTGCTGGTGTTCGCGCTGCTGTCGAACGGGACGTCCCCGGCCGACGCGCGTCCCGCACTGGACCGGGTCGCGGCGACGCTGAGCCGCTGCGGCTGCCGCGGCTGA
- a CDS encoding zinc-dependent metalloprotease, translating into MQSDPTGTATMPPQTSHERGLPVNWSLAASTAARLMPPGPRTSPAAARELVERLRTDSARAEGHVREVTGLGAGLPLLPADVLDRPAWARAAVDGMDALTGRAVLPAAPGPLRSVTAAGAGVQLGGLLAYLGARVLGQYDPFGGPDGAGRLMLVAPNVHAVTGALDVDGAQFGLWVCLHEATHRLQFTAVPWLRDHFADLVTELLSLQEPDSAALTRLPEAIRSLRGADGRGGTDVLALVELLQGPEQRALLDRLLALSTLLEGHADHVMDAVGPDVVPDVAVIRRRFTARRRGGGLVDRLLRALLGVEAKMKQYAVGAAFCRTVESEAGTAGLNRVWESPETLPTRDELTDAQAWLRRVA; encoded by the coding sequence ATGCAGTCCGACCCGACCGGCACGGCCACGATGCCCCCGCAGACGTCGCACGAGCGGGGCCTCCCGGTGAACTGGTCGCTGGCCGCGTCGACGGCCGCCCGGTTGATGCCGCCCGGTCCCCGGACCTCCCCGGCGGCGGCGCGGGAGCTGGTCGAGCGGCTGCGGACCGACTCCGCCCGGGCCGAGGGGCACGTCCGGGAGGTCACCGGGCTGGGCGCGGGACTGCCGCTGCTCCCGGCCGACGTCCTGGACCGGCCGGCCTGGGCCCGGGCCGCCGTCGACGGGATGGACGCGCTGACCGGCCGCGCGGTGCTGCCCGCCGCTCCCGGGCCGCTGCGCTCGGTGACCGCCGCCGGCGCCGGGGTCCAGCTCGGCGGGCTGCTCGCCTACCTGGGCGCCCGGGTGCTGGGCCAGTACGACCCGTTCGGCGGCCCCGACGGCGCCGGGCGGCTGATGCTGGTCGCCCCGAACGTGCACGCCGTGACCGGGGCGCTGGACGTCGACGGCGCCCAGTTCGGGCTCTGGGTGTGCCTGCACGAGGCGACCCACCGGCTGCAGTTCACCGCCGTGCCGTGGCTGCGCGACCACTTCGCCGACCTGGTCACCGAGCTGCTGTCGCTGCAGGAGCCGGACTCCGCGGCGCTCACCCGGCTGCCCGAGGCGATCCGCTCGCTGCGCGGTGCGGACGGCCGCGGCGGTACCGACGTCCTCGCGCTCGTCGAGCTGCTGCAGGGGCCGGAGCAGCGGGCGCTGCTCGACCGGCTGCTCGCGCTCTCCACCCTGCTGGAGGGGCACGCCGACCACGTGATGGACGCGGTCGGCCCGGACGTGGTCCCCGACGTCGCGGTGATCCGGCGCCGGTTCACCGCGCGCCGTCGCGGCGGGGGCCTGGTCGACCGGCTGCTGCGGGCGCTGCTCGGCGTCGAGGCCAAGATGAAGCAGTACGCCGTCGGGGCCGCGTTCTGCCGCACCGTCGAGTCCGAGGCCGGCACGGCCGGGCTGAACCGGGTGTGGGAGTCGCCGGAGACCCTCCCGACCCGCGACGAGCTGACCGACGCGCAGGCATGGCTGCGTCGGGTGGCCTGA
- a CDS encoding TilS substrate-binding domain-containing protein: MLREWLAGHGVRALTDAQLRAADDLVGRWCGQGGPTLGGGLELTRSRGRLVLRRRRWGRDRA, translated from the coding sequence GTGCTGCGGGAATGGCTCGCCGGACACGGCGTCCGGGCACTGACCGACGCCCAGCTCCGCGCCGCCGACGACCTCGTCGGACGGTGGTGCGGGCAGGGCGGGCCGACCCTCGGTGGTGGCTTGGAGCTGACCCGCTCGCGTGGCAGGCTCGTGCTGCGCCGCCGCAGGTGGGGGCGTGACCGGGCGTGA
- the hpt gene encoding hypoxanthine phosphoribosyltransferase: MYDGDISSVLVTEEQVREKTAELAREVAGDYADLVRGGRDSDLLLIGVLKGAVMFMTDFARALPVPTQLEFMAVSSYGSSTSSSGVVRILKDLDRDIAGRHVLIVEDIIDSGLTLNWLLNNLQTRGPASLEVVTLLRKPDAVKVDLPVRYVGFDIPNEFVVGYGLDYAERYRDLPYIGTLDPAVYA; encoded by the coding sequence GTGTACGACGGGGACATCTCGTCCGTGCTGGTCACCGAGGAACAGGTGCGGGAGAAGACCGCAGAGCTGGCCCGCGAGGTGGCCGGTGACTACGCCGATCTCGTCCGGGGCGGCCGGGACTCCGACCTGCTGCTGATCGGCGTGCTCAAAGGCGCGGTCATGTTCATGACCGACTTCGCCCGTGCGCTCCCGGTGCCGACGCAGCTGGAGTTCATGGCGGTCAGCTCCTACGGGTCGTCCACGTCGTCGTCGGGGGTCGTGCGGATCCTCAAGGACCTCGACCGGGACATCGCCGGCCGGCACGTGCTGATCGTCGAGGACATCATCGACTCCGGTCTCACCCTGAACTGGCTGCTGAACAACCTGCAGACCCGTGGACCGGCGTCGCTGGAGGTCGTCACCCTGCTCCGCAAGCCCGACGCGGTGAAGGTCGACCTGCCCGTGCGGTACGTGGGCTTCGACATCCCCAACGAGTTCGTCGTGGGCTACGGCCTGGACTACGCGGAGCGGTACCGCGACCTGCCCTACATCGGGACCCTGGACCCGGCCGTCTACGCCTGA
- the ftsH gene encoding ATP-dependent zinc metalloprotease FtsH yields the protein MDRKRLLRNPLIWILVALLVYLGFSFMFDDTRGYTEKPTSFALAQIQSGNVKEALMEDREQQLRLTLNTPVDGETQIISQYPAQLAGPIFDEIRGVRGIGEYDTSAPPDSFLSSLLIMLVPLALVLIVLFWFLNNSQGGGNRVMSFGKSKAKQLNKDMPKNTFSDVAGADEAVEELYEIKDFLQNPARYQALGAKIPKGVLLYGPPGTGKTLLARAVAGEAGVPFYTISGSDFVEMFVGVGASRVRDLFEQAKQNAPCIIFVDEIDAVGRQRGAGLGGGHDEREQTLNQLLVEMDGFDARGGIILIAATNRPDILDPALLRPGRFDRQIPVAAPDLAGRRAILQVHSKGKPFGDDVDFESLAKRTVGMSGADLANVINEAALLTARENATQITGPALEESVDRVVGGPRRKSKIVSEREKKITAYHEGGHALAAWAMPDLEPVYKLTILPRGRTGGHALVVPEDDKGLMTRAEMIGRLVFAMGGRSAEELVFHEPTTGASSDIDQATKIARAMVTEYGMSAKLGAVRYGREQGDPFLGRSMGSQADYSLEIAHEIDEEVRKLIEAAHTEAWEILNTYRDVLDDLVLELLEKETLTRKDLERIFGSVEKRPRITAFNDFGERTPSEKPPIKTPRELAHERGEPWPADEERTPAQVGSGLANGHGGAPGLPGASPFPPGGSAPARPDAPNDGGYGATPVAPGNGNGPAPGGNGNGSHPGQANGNGVPDGRQQGYAGGQQPPPPAVAPNYGAPPDWRPATTPHGQTWPPANWGGPQNQGQNPGQNPGQNQGPPQNRPPQQYPGQGQNNPQQPPGNPGGPGTEDRRGDDPEAGR from the coding sequence ATGGACCGCAAGCGCCTGCTCCGCAACCCGCTGATCTGGATTCTCGTCGCGCTCCTGGTCTATCTCGGGTTCAGTTTCATGTTCGACGACACCCGGGGCTACACCGAGAAGCCGACGTCGTTCGCGCTCGCCCAGATCCAGTCGGGGAACGTCAAGGAAGCCCTGATGGAGGACCGGGAGCAGCAGCTGCGGCTGACGCTCAACACCCCGGTCGACGGCGAGACCCAGATCATCTCGCAGTACCCGGCGCAGCTCGCCGGCCCGATCTTCGACGAGATCCGCGGGGTCCGCGGCATCGGCGAGTACGACACGAGCGCCCCGCCGGACTCGTTCCTCTCCTCGCTGCTGATCATGCTGGTGCCGCTGGCACTGGTGCTGATCGTCCTGTTCTGGTTCCTGAACAACTCCCAGGGCGGCGGGAACCGGGTGATGAGCTTCGGCAAGTCCAAGGCCAAGCAGCTCAACAAGGACATGCCGAAGAACACGTTCTCCGACGTGGCGGGCGCCGACGAGGCGGTCGAGGAGCTCTACGAGATCAAGGACTTCCTGCAGAACCCGGCGCGCTACCAGGCGCTGGGCGCGAAGATCCCGAAGGGCGTCCTGCTCTACGGCCCGCCCGGTACCGGTAAGACGCTGCTGGCCCGTGCGGTCGCCGGCGAGGCCGGGGTGCCGTTCTACACGATCTCCGGTTCCGACTTCGTCGAGATGTTCGTCGGTGTCGGCGCCTCCCGGGTGCGGGACCTGTTCGAGCAGGCCAAGCAGAACGCGCCCTGCATCATCTTCGTCGACGAGATCGACGCGGTCGGCCGCCAGCGCGGGGCCGGCCTCGGCGGCGGGCACGACGAGCGCGAGCAGACCCTGAACCAGCTGCTGGTCGAGATGGACGGGTTCGACGCCCGCGGCGGGATCATCCTGATCGCGGCCACGAACCGGCCGGACATCCTGGACCCGGCGCTGCTGCGGCCCGGCCGTTTCGACCGCCAGATCCCGGTCGCCGCACCGGACCTGGCCGGCCGCCGGGCGATCCTGCAGGTGCACTCCAAGGGCAAGCCGTTCGGCGACGACGTGGACTTCGAGAGCCTCGCCAAGCGGACCGTCGGGATGTCCGGCGCCGACCTGGCGAACGTGATCAACGAGGCGGCGCTGCTCACCGCCCGGGAGAACGCCACGCAGATCACCGGCCCGGCGCTGGAGGAGTCCGTCGACCGGGTGGTCGGCGGGCCACGGCGCAAGTCGAAGATCGTCTCCGAGCGCGAGAAGAAGATCACCGCCTACCACGAGGGCGGGCACGCGCTGGCGGCCTGGGCGATGCCGGACCTGGAGCCGGTCTACAAGCTCACCATCCTGCCGCGCGGGCGCACCGGCGGGCACGCGCTCGTCGTGCCGGAGGACGACAAGGGCCTCATGACCCGCGCCGAGATGATCGGCCGGCTGGTGTTCGCGATGGGCGGGCGCTCGGCCGAGGAACTGGTGTTCCACGAGCCGACCACCGGCGCGTCCTCCGACATCGACCAGGCGACCAAGATCGCTAGGGCGATGGTGACCGAGTACGGCATGAGCGCCAAGCTCGGCGCCGTCCGGTACGGCCGCGAGCAGGGCGACCCGTTCCTCGGGCGCTCGATGGGCAGCCAGGCCGACTACTCGCTGGAGATCGCCCACGAGATCGACGAGGAGGTGCGCAAGCTGATCGAGGCGGCGCACACCGAGGCGTGGGAGATCCTCAACACCTACCGCGACGTCCTCGACGACCTGGTCCTGGAGCTCCTGGAGAAGGAGACGCTGACCCGCAAGGACCTGGAACGGATCTTCGGATCGGTGGAGAAGCGCCCGCGGATCACCGCGTTCAACGACTTCGGTGAGCGCACCCCGTCGGAGAAGCCGCCGATCAAGACCCCGCGCGAGCTCGCCCACGAGCGTGGCGAGCCGTGGCCGGCCGACGAGGAGCGGACGCCGGCCCAGGTCGGTTCCGGCTTGGCGAACGGCCACGGTGGCGCACCCGGCCTGCCCGGTGCCTCGCCGTTCCCGCCCGGCGGGTCCGCACCGGCCCGTCCGGACGCCCCGAACGACGGCGGCTACGGCGCCACCCCGGTCGCGCCCGGCAACGGCAACGGTCCCGCTCCGGGCGGCAACGGGAACGGGTCCCACCCCGGCCAGGCGAACGGCAACGGGGTCCCCGACGGGCGTCAGCAGGGTTACGCGGGCGGTCAGCAGCCGCCCCCGCCGGCCGTCGCACCGAACTACGGGGCACCGCCGGACTGGCGCCCGGCCACCACGCCGCACGGCCAGACCTGGCCGCCGGCGAACTGGGGCGGGCCACAGAACCAGGGCCAGAATCCGGGGCAGAACCCGGGCCAGAACCAGGGCCCGCCGCAGAACCGGCCGCCGCAGCAGTACCCGGGGCAGGGCCAGAACAACCCGCAGCAGCCGCCCGGGAACCCGGGCGGCCCCGGGACGGAGGACCGCCGGGGCGACGATCCGGAGGCAGGACGCTGA
- the folE gene encoding GTP cyclohydrolase I FolE, whose amino-acid sequence MESTAVAAGVTQAVPAEVDLDRAERAVRELLLAVGEDPDREGLKETPARVARAYGEIFAGLFVDPDSVLEKTFDEGHGELVLVKDIPMFSTCEHHLVPFHGVAHVGYIPAVDGQVTGLSKIARVVDLYAKRPQVQERLTAQVADALVRKLNPRAVIVVLEAEHLCMAMRGIRKPGSRTTTSAVRGLFKSSASSRAEALSLIRGS is encoded by the coding sequence ATCGAGTCGACGGCGGTCGCGGCGGGGGTCACCCAGGCGGTCCCCGCCGAGGTCGATCTCGACCGGGCCGAACGTGCGGTCCGTGAGCTGCTGCTCGCCGTCGGGGAGGACCCGGACCGGGAGGGGCTCAAGGAGACGCCCGCCCGGGTCGCCCGCGCCTACGGCGAGATCTTCGCCGGGCTGTTCGTGGACCCGGACTCCGTGCTGGAGAAGACGTTCGACGAGGGGCACGGCGAGCTGGTCCTGGTCAAGGACATCCCGATGTTCTCGACCTGCGAGCACCACCTGGTGCCGTTCCACGGGGTCGCGCACGTCGGCTACATCCCGGCGGTGGACGGGCAGGTCACCGGCCTGTCGAAGATCGCCCGCGTGGTCGACCTGTACGCGAAGCGCCCGCAGGTGCAGGAGCGGCTGACCGCGCAGGTCGCCGACGCGCTGGTCCGCAAGCTGAACCCGCGCGCGGTGATCGTCGTGCTGGAGGCCGAGCACCTGTGCATGGCGATGCGCGGCATCCGGAAGCCGGGCTCGCGGACCACGACGTCGGCGGTCCGCGGGCTGTTCAAGAGCTCCGCCTCCTCGCGCGCGGAGGCGCTCTCACTGATCAGGGGGTCCTGA
- the folP gene encoding dihydropteroate synthase, with protein sequence MGILNVTPDSFSDGGRYLDRSHAIAHGVAMRDAGADLVDVGGESTRPGAERVDAATERDRVVPVVRELTAAGVRVSVDTTRSEVARAAVEAGAVLVNDVSGGLADARMAAVVAETRVPWVLMHWRGHSATMQQLAGYEDVIGEVRAELVARVDHAVLAGVDPDRILLDPGLGFAKTAAHNWALLRRLDVLVALGFPVLVGASRKRFLGDLLADSDGTPRPPAGRDVATAAVSALAANAGAWGIRVHDVDSTMDAVAVAAACRLGASRARTSPEGDR encoded by the coding sequence ATGGGCATCCTCAACGTCACCCCCGACTCGTTCTCCGACGGCGGGCGCTATCTCGACCGGTCGCACGCCATCGCGCACGGGGTCGCGATGCGCGACGCCGGTGCCGATCTCGTCGACGTCGGTGGCGAGTCGACCCGGCCCGGTGCCGAGCGGGTCGACGCCGCGACCGAACGGGACCGGGTCGTGCCGGTCGTGCGGGAGCTGACCGCGGCCGGGGTGCGGGTCAGCGTCGACACCACCCGCTCCGAGGTGGCCCGGGCCGCCGTCGAGGCGGGTGCGGTGCTGGTGAACGACGTGTCCGGCGGCCTCGCCGATGCGCGGATGGCCGCGGTCGTCGCCGAGACCCGGGTCCCCTGGGTGCTCATGCACTGGCGCGGGCACAGCGCGACGATGCAGCAGCTCGCCGGGTACGAGGACGTCATCGGTGAGGTCCGCGCCGAGCTGGTCGCCCGGGTGGACCACGCGGTGCTGGCCGGGGTCGACCCGGACCGGATCCTGCTGGACCCGGGGCTCGGCTTCGCGAAGACCGCCGCCCACAACTGGGCCCTGCTGCGCCGGCTGGACGTGCTGGTGGCGCTGGGGTTCCCGGTTCTCGTCGGCGCGTCGAGAAAGCGGTTCCTGGGCGATCTGCTCGCCGACTCCGACGGCACGCCGCGTCCGCCGGCCGGCCGGGACGTGGCGACCGCCGCGGTCAGCGCGCTCGCGGCGAACGCCGGTGCCTGGGGTATCCGGGTACACGACGTCGACTCGACGATGGACGCCGTCGCGGTCGCGGCGGCCTGCCGGCTCGGTGCCTCGCGGGCCAGGACCTCGCCGGAGGGCGACCGGTGA